From one Lycium barbarum isolate Lr01 chromosome 6, ASM1917538v2, whole genome shotgun sequence genomic stretch:
- the LOC132645502 gene encoding F-box/kelch-repeat protein At3g61590: MEGETSWVSHCPDYAAPDMVDFDSFSELNDEDNREASSVHVDLILPDDLLERILAYLPIASIFRASCVCKRWYEIVKSTRFLWNFSQVLSQKPWYFMFTSSEEPVGYAYDPSLRKWYSIELPCIQTSNWFIASSCGLVCLMDNDSRSELYVCNPITKCCKCLQEPPGLKFSDYSALAICVNKKTSCYSVVVVKSKQVPGNFFQWDLSIHIYDSGTMMWLTPLTEVLTGWRGGDESVICDGVLYFLIYSTGGGGPDNRHGLITYNLSSRSSDGLLIRTFIPVPCSLTCGRLMNLKEKLVMVGGIGKPDRPDIIKGIGIWILNGKEWQEIARMPHKYFQGFGEFDDVFASSGTDDLIYIQSYGAPALLIFDVKQKQWRWSQKCPVTKRFPLQLFTGFSFEPRLEISP; the protein is encoded by the coding sequence ATGGAAGGGGAAACCTCTTGGGTCAGTCATTGCCCTGATTACGCTGCACCAGACATGGTTGATTTTGATTCATTTTCAGAGCTTAACGATGAAGACAATAGAGAAGCTTCCTCAGTTCATGTGGATTTAATACTACCTGATGATTTATTGGAACGAATATTGGCTTATCTTCCAATTGCTAGCATTTTTAGGGCAAGTTGTGTGTGTAAAAGATGGTATGAGATAGTGAAGTCCACAAGGTTCTTGTGGAACTTCTCTCAGGTGCTGTCTCAAAAACCGTGGTACTTTATGTTCACTAGCTCAGAGGAACCAGTTGGTTATGCCTATGATCCTTCCCTTCGAAAATGGTATAGTATTGAACTCCCTTGCATTCAGACATCCAATTGGTTCATTGCTTCTTCATGTGGATTAGTTTGCTTAATGGACAATGACAGTAGAAGTGAGCTATATGTTTGTAACCCAATAACCAAATGCTGCAAGTGCCTTCAGGAGCCTCCTGGCCTTAAATTTTCTGATTATAGTGCATTGGCTATCTGTGTGAACAAGAAAACTTCTTGTTACAGTGTCGTTGTTGTTAAATCTAAGCAAGTACCAGGTAACTTCTTTCAGTGGGATCTCTCGATCCACATATACGACTCTGGAACAATGATGTGGTTGACCCCTTTGACTGAGGTTCTAACAGGTTGGAGAGGTGGGGATGAAAGTGTCATCTGCGATGGTGTTTTGTACTTCTTGATCTACTCAACTGGAGGTGGTGGGCCTGACAATCGTCACGGTCTGATCACTTACAACCTCTCAAGCAGATCATCTGATGGTTTGTTGATAAGGACTTTCATTCCTGTGCCATGTTCTCTAACGTGTGGCCGATTAATGAACCTCAAGGAAAAGTTAGTAATGGTGGGAGGGATTGGGAAACCAGATCGGCCCGACATAATTAAGGGGATTGGCATATGGATACTCAATGGGAAGGAATGGCAAGAAATTGCCCGTATGCCGCATAAGTATTTCCAAGGTTTTGGGGAATTTGACGATGTTTTTGCAAGCAGTGGTACAGATGACCTCATATACATTCAGAGTTATGGAGCCCCTGCCCTTCTTATTTTTGATGTGAAGCAGAAACAGTGGAGGTGGTCGCAGAAATGTCCTGTGACAAAGAGGTTTCCCCTTCAGCTCTTTACTGGTTTCAGCTTCGAGCCAAGGCTCGAGATATCTCCCTGA